The sequence GTCCAATGTTTTCCATGTggaattcatttaaaatttaaacaataaacaaatggTCTCAGAGTTGCAGCTCCCTCTGGACGAAGGAAAAGCAACCAATGGTACTAAATCTAAAACTGGGAGGGCATTttatttgtgatattttttaagattttgcaGAATAAAGTTATAGACAATCTCAACTTTTagagttttcttcttttggtcATAAAGAGAAGAGGTTGCTTAGTAGGCATGGCAACGGGCAAGTTGGGGTCGATTTTTACTTATCCCACCCCGAAACTCGACAGGAATGTAGATTTATCCCATCCATGTCCCCCAATGGAGGTTGAGTTTTTCCTGTCCCGTCTCTTCCCGCCACCGACATGCTTATAAAAtcctgtaaaaaaatataatttttcatagaatgaaaaatacaattttgatcAGCAATCACAACATCTTTTTAGACCATACATGACAACATAAAATCCAATCCAATAGTAGcataaaatatacaacaataatgACATAAAATCAGCCTATCACAAAGTCATAAAATGAATAACAAAAGTAGCCTAAAATCTAACAGtagcaacaacaataacataaaATCAACCAATCACAAACGTCATAAAATAAATGTAGTCTTCATTCAAAATAAAGTTAACTACTCATAATTCTTCAAACATTGGATGCAATCTTCATTCCTCCAAGTGGGTAGTAAGGTCACTTCCCATCATACCACTTGCATAAGTTGATGTATAATCTCCATAGACTATAAACCAAAATTTTAGGATAAAGAAgaaattgatcatttaaaaatttacattgtTATATAACATAAACCTTCATCACCTGAAGTTATCTCATTTATCAAAGTACTACTTTGTTCAAGAATTTTAGATTTCAAAAAACATGTATTAAATATAAcaatgtaaataattaattattaaattagaaataaataatcatttaataGAATAATTAAATCAAGTAATCAAGACATTATCATCAATTTCAGCACTCAATAGCCAACTTCTCGTACACATCAATGTCTCTTAAATAGTCCAATGAAGTCGACTACGATGATAACTTAAAATTTGCCCACTGATACCAAAAGGAGATTCGGAAGCTACATATAATACATGAATAACTAATATATCTCTTGCAATAGCTTGAAGTGTTGAATAGGTTTTAGATGTGCCTTACAAATCTGTTTACACAAAATCATGAGTTGGACACTGGATCCTTTACTTTTTTCCTAAACAAccttcaatttaaaataatagtatcACCTAATTGATGACAATTTATTGTGTGTTGCAGAAGTCAATTAAGCGCTAATTAACATGAGATCATGTGAAGGAGATTCAAATGGGACCAGAACACAGTAATCTTTGAGTATAAACCATCCGCAATGTGATGAACCTGGTTGCGGAAACATCCAAAAAACTTGGTTGTTTTAGGAGATGATTCTTGGtttggcaaaaaaaaagttctttaCACATGTTTTTGTATCTTCTTTGGTTTTTTATGATACTAATTATGCAGCTCCTTCTCCACAATGCGACCTAGGTCTGAATTACTGCATACTGGTTTACTGGGTAACCAAAATGTCACCTAAAAATCTattaaatcatataaataagGATGCCCAAACCAgacatataaaaaagaatatgttTAGTCTAAAATCCATGAAATATATCTTAGAAAAGAGATGATAATTTTTAGAATGATGAATCATTTGTCTTCAGAAGTGAAAATGTTGGAGcaccaaaaagtaaaaatctGAGAGCATTAGAAATTATGTTCTGAAATAATACCCACGTTGATGGATTATGTTTCTTCCCGTCACTTTATTCtagaacaaattttaattaaaggtgtttttttgaaaaaataattaatgtatgaaATTTTAGATTTGATGGATTGTGTTTCTTCCCGtcactttaaaattttttagattTGATCTTTTAAAAAGTATCAAGTTACTTTTAACGTAGACTTTATAATAAGAACAGAAGATAATATAtccaaaattaaagatattattttaaagaattgtttatgatttttctttaatgcTTTACAAAGTATTGAAGAATGAAACTATGAAAGTTGGAAGTTTTAAACCTTTTCGTCGTCATTTtccttattttcaattttccgATAAATGATAAGATGGAAACTAGCTGTACGTCGTCAAGATATTTAAGATTCATTTTTTATCCCTTTCTTCTAAGTCTCAATTTGCCTCTAATACATTAACCCACTAACTGCACAAGAGTGATAAGAAATATGactttgtatttaaaaataaagaaaaaatagccGACATGTACTGATCGTTTAATTAATTTCACGCAATTATATAATCATAAATTACTGtgcataataaaattatttacttttatgataattattttaaaattataccaACTATGATTCTCAATTGAtggataatataaaaattatactaacatTGTGCACAAAACAAATTGAACTAATCTTTCCTCAGGGAGATGCCTTTtcataattaatcaaagaccaaaaataaaaattttccaaATTAATGAATGATCATTAGTCTTGTCTTATTATATCAACATTCATTAattcaattaaacatttcaaggAAGTATTTTCCTTCAGACAAGAAAGGACAAATGCTATATATTATACAGTATGCATTCTCATTAATTTTTTcacctttcaaaaaataatcctATTACAAGAATCTACCTGACAACATTAAAagtaacaagaaaaacaaataaaatagagaGGAACAAAAGATTTTTCGAGGGTCAGCTGTAGTTTTCAGCCATATAAATGCCCAGATATATCACTATAGAAAagtgaaaatgattattaaattcaGTAATTTAAATTGACTCCACGGGTGATGTTACTTTATAGTTCAGGATACTGATACTTTATATcccttaaaaaatgaaaaaataaaattttatctttaaattttataaaagtgtaataaatatatcttactttcttaaaaaaacaaatattttgtttttgttgtgtgtTGTTAAAGTGGAGAGAATAATTTATTAGTTAATCTAAAGAATTGTAGATATTTTTGTTAATCAAAGGAATTGTGGAGGGAAtaatttattagttaatttaaagAATTATAGATATTTTTGTACAACGATAAATATCATTTACATCCTCGGAGGTAATAACTTATAGTCCATGATTAACGGCTAAATCCAATACCTACATCAAacaacttatatttttatttcatacaaTTTAGTGATGACTCCTAAATCAATCATAAACAAACCACcataacacaaaataaaaaaagcattttaTAATCCAACTTCtgttaaattctattttcatttaCATCCTTATTACCGCCGTGAAGTGATGATGTGACAGTAAATTTGTGATTgtgtgataatttttaattatttgataagattatttaaaatataattaactattttttatggttAAAAATTGCCAGAAAATTActtccataattttttaaaagtatatccAATGGAATTTAAAAGCCATTCTTCGAACTACAAAGAAGTGTAGGATCAACAGCTCCAACACGATTACACGAAGCACCCAAACGTGAAATACAATtaaaacacaatcaaattaaaagCCAACGGGTATTGAACGAGTTGGTGGATATATGCAGGAATCAATCAACAATTATTGCTTATTGCATGGGGGGTGTAATTAAAAACTTAGTAAAATTGGGGGGAAATGAAACCGAAAATTGAGTTGAAGGTTGTAGAAGTGTGATGACAGGGGTGAGTAAGTGGGTCAATTCGCTCGTATAAGTTTGCATTGGTAGCGTACTGGACTAGTTCGCTCCGCATTCTTATACGGATCAAATAAATTGATTCGTTCCCGTCCTGAGGATCCCGCGGGTCAAACGGATCGGCCCGCGGGTCtacttttaaaagaatttcaatttcaataaaaatacatcacaatcaaattaagttcaatacaaatgtaaataaaattttaacaattagtcaattacatcaataaaataaataatgtcttaacaaaagaaaatccaaacaataaatctaaaatatgaaacttaaacatctccaacaacaaatgatttcatatttgaagCAATAAAATCCTAATACGTGCAACTCGCGGGCCAAACCCGCATAGTTCACGGGTTAAGCGAGACGGGTCCATGACATAATCATGAaccgtttaaaaaaattggtctgTTATCCACATGAACCACAGGCCAACCCATGCACCTGGGTCTGTTTATCCACTCCCATGACAGAGGATGCTGGCTTGTAAGTAGGGATAGTAAATTACTTACAAAAGAGTTGGAttataaaatactttatttttcttttttgtgttatGGTGGTTTGTTTATGAGTTGTTTAAGGGTAGTCTCTAGGTAGTTAGATTGTATGAAATAGAAATGTGAGTTGTTTGGTGTAGGGATTGGTTTTAGCCCTTAACGGTGGACTATTTTGAAAGTAAGTTATTACATTTAGAGATATAAATAACattcaataatattatttaagaacTTATTTGTCAATAATCACTAaccattgtaaaaaaaaacatctacaATTCTTTAAACAGACAAATTAATCCTAAAATTTTAGTGACAAATTATTCCCTACACATTAGTAACACAACAAAATTTAGAATGAGTGCCACATAGGATCAATCATTTaggttgacaaaaaaaattgatgatggAATAAATTTGTCACTTTTTGAAAACTCaggaacaaaattatattttttcatctttcagaaaTCCAAGAAATCCAAGTGTAAGTCCTTTACAAAATTGAATAATGTCCTTTTCTACAATCATTATGCGTGTAAATTAACTGATGAAATGTCTCGGGTTTGAGTCCGTCAAAATGCACATGTTGCCTGAAATAGTCCTACCCAACTTAACCAAATTACTTATACATCTAATGACCAGTGTGATATTTGAATATCAattattcaaaacttaaaagaaaaggaCTTTTCTACAATAAAAATGGCACTATCTCCACAAAACAGTGGTTCTCATTCACCAGACGACTGTCAGGATTGGATTTAGATGTAGGATATAcgataaatacaaaaaaataaaaaaggaacagTATTTAATTATTGAGTCATTTGATCAAGTATCAGAATGTTGGTACCATATTATTCATCCTTTGGTGAGAAGTAATTTATAGAAAAGAAGAGAATAATCAGATGACATTAGCCTCATGTTTTAGTTTGTCAATCAGCTCATCCACAGAAGAAAGAATAACCCCTGCTTTTCTCTTGGGAGGTTCTGTGACTTGAACAATCtccaaatcagatttgattTCCACATTCAACTCCTCCGGAGTGAATTTTTTTATGGGTTTCGACTTTGCTTTCATTATGTTGGGAAGAGTAGCATACCTTGGTTGGTTCAGCCTCAGATCAGTGCTGCAAGAAGAAAAGGTTCAAAATTCACATATCAAGAAAGGGTTTTAAAAGGAGGGAGAAAAACACACTTGTTAAATCACTAATTACTATTACATAGAAATGTGTCTAAGTCACCCATATGTTAGAGCAACCATACATGCAACTATCTATAACCAAACATTATATATCTAATGACGCAAGTATTCATAAGACATATCATCAAACTTAAGTAATCTGTAATCCATATTTGGAAATGCAAATGTATTCATATGTCACTGCTCATTTGAAGCACTTTGACTGAAGTGTATAGATCACGTGGTTACTTTTTGTGATCACATCAGTTCCAAAACATTGTTTTAATCAAGAAAATTCATCCCCACGtcatttctcaaaaaaaaaaacagtaatatGAATCTCAAATGAGACATTAGTGTCTGTGTTTCTATTGTATaacagtgatatatatatacagTAAGTTACTTAAACAAATTTGTTCAGGCACAAAATGAATTATATTACTATGCATTTTTAGATCAATATATTGCTCATTCTTCAAACGGTGCAACTGTGCAAGAAGCAGATAGCTGCCTTAAAATTCAGAAAACTTTTAGTATCCTTATAATTTCAGCAAGGTTGCTTGATAAAGGATAATCTTATATGCAACTTGACATAGTTCGATTATAATGATGCCCATCCCAGAGAAATTTTATGAACACTTATAAATGAGTCAATTTGAAGATAACAGTGTTAGTTTGCAGTGTTAAACAAGAAACAATTCATGTTTGCATTCAGAAATTTGGCAAAGGGTACAATTTTTCATGCTTTAACGATAATTTTGTAGAAAGTAGAAAAAAGAATAACTGTGTTGGAAATTACATGACAATAATGGTTCCACTTACTGCAGTAGCCTAGAATCTAGATACATGGTTAGGAAGTAGAgttagaattaattatttttctgttgtaagtttgttttttgtatttaatagcTTCGTAATCATCATgtatataaaatttcttatgGCTGAGTGCATTTTCACTCAAGCTTTACACTCACAAGCAGTCATGAAAATATTATCTGCTTCAATCTCAAGCAACTATTAAACCAAAAACAGCATTAAAAAACAGATTCTACCACACTTATGACTTTAAACGTCCTCACACAAaatgatgtaaaaaataaaacgaaaaCTACAATCCAGCACTACGCTATACATGTAACATGatgttttcctttttataatCACACCAAGTGAAATAAACCGGCAATATCATTCAAAGAGAAAGCTTTTCTTACAGATTTTGTGAAAAGATAGTTTAGACAGTATTATAGGTTGCTTCACGATCCAAAGAGTTAACTTGAACTTTGGTTATGAATGATATGAAAAGAAAGCAGCAAATTAAAACAGGGAAAAGGAAATTATATGCATCTTAGGTCACCACCATGTGATACATATATACAAAAGGGCAAAGCTTCTTAAAAATATAGATAGGGTTGATACAGCAGGCTTAAAAGAATGACACTTACGTTATTACTGCTGGTAAGTTCAGACACACGGTTTCAATACCATCGTCAACCTCTCTGTCCACTGTGGCAACCTGTTTCTCTTTGTCAAGGACCACCTACTGGAAAGAAGCAGTTagttataaaatgatttaatcaaaataaataatttgatattttagaacaaaattattattgaaaactGTAACACTGAACTGCAATTTTTCTTGGATATATGCTGCATATGCCTACTTAATGAACCATTAAGAAATTCTACCACATGAAATCTTGATTACTCTAATTCAAACCTAGCAGATGACCCTGTATCCTTCCAAGACAAATAAAGATAATTCTTTCCTAAAGAAGTGGCCTAGTTCATCAACTTGGTCAATGATTTTGTTAAGAAACAGTTGGACACAAGATGCAACAATGATCAAACTCTAAGATAACTTTGAAAGAAAATTTGATGTGAAAATTGAAATGGCACAAGATTTGATATAACAAGGAATGAAGGATAAGTTCCCTTAACAGTTTTGAAGAGGTAACAAGAAACATATTTCAGACTCAGTAGAAGACTCCAGTCCTTCAAAAGagcaaaattcaacaaaaccaTCCATGATACCAAAGTGTCTGAGCCATTACTATTAATACCCTTTGGTAGAAATCATTAACACGCATACATTGATATGTATATCCATAACCATAAGAGGAGTTCCCTGGCTGTTTTCGTTATTCTAATCTAACAACTTTGAGAGCTTTAGAGAGCTCCTCTACTGGCAAAAAGCTTTATATTTCCAATAGAGAAGTTCTCAAAAGCTCTTCTAACCCGTATACAAACAAGCGCCCTTGGGCTTTGAAAATCCCCAAACCATGGTTTGTGCAAAAGCTTTGAACTTTTTGCACAAAGGCACAATCTGGAGACAGAACCAAGCATGCTATTTAATGTTTTGTCATATTTACATACCAAACTTAAGGTGTAGTGTTTAAACCTgctgtaaaataaaatgaagaaaggaagaTGTGTAACTCATCTCTAAAGATTTTTCACAAAGGCCTCAATAGTATTCCTATTTTGATAAACAAAAGGATGGCAGAGGCAACAGTGTGCAAAAattagaggggggggggggggggggggtgagaaAATTGAATAAACATCTCTGCATTAGAAGGAATCCATTTGgtattcaaagaaaaatgtacCTTTGATAAAACAGGaaagaagaatgaagagaaataataattatttgaataaattgcaCTAACATGATAGATAGTGATGATGGAATGGAATGGACTAACCTTAGAAGCAAAAGTCCCTTGAGGCCAGTTGAGGAGTCCTGCTATCATCTGCCCAGTTTGATtgcaatcatcatcaatggcctgtaaataattaagaagaaaaaacccacttaataataataatccaaataaaaagaaaggagaagaagagtAATAATAATACCTGTTTGCCAAGGATGAGAAGAGCGGGTTTCTCAATCTCGACgagttttctcaaaattttggcAACAGAGAGAGGGTAGAGGGAAGCAGAGGAGTCGACGTGGATGCCTCTGTCGGCTCCCATGGCAAGGCCGGTTCGGAGAGTGTCGAGAGATTGAGAGGGTCCCATGGTGACGGCGACAACCTCGGAAGCCAAGCCAGACTCTCTGATGCGAAGGGCTTCTTCGAGAGCGATCTCGCAGAAGG comes from Glycine soja cultivar W05 chromosome 20, ASM419377v2, whole genome shotgun sequence and encodes:
- the LOC114401300 gene encoding electron transfer flavoprotein subunit beta, mitochondrial-like translates to MTMKIMVAIKRVVDYAVKIRVKADKTGVVSQNVKMSMNPFCEIALEEALRIRESGLASEVVAVTMGPSQSLDTLRTGLAMGADRGIHVDSSASLYPLSVAKILRKLVEIEKPALLILGKQAIDDDCNQTGQMIAGLLNWPQGTFASKVVLDKEKQVATVDREVDDGIETVCLNLPAVITTDLRLNQPRYATLPNIMKAKSKPIKKFTPEELNVEIKSDLEIVQVTEPPKRKAGVILSSVDELIDKLKHEANVI